The Fusobacterium simiae genome window below encodes:
- a CDS encoding TetR/AcrR family transcriptional regulator, with protein MTENAEKKDLRVIKTIRIIKETFKNLILEKNYEKITIKELTDRAEINKKTFYRYYNSLDDLLLETQNEFSKEYIESVKMYELPNDLEKINREFYLFSKKHGEFFEKITCDINYNYIRQKMINNVMNSTWEYSEKLKNLSEYEKNILFSYIQAASISIYKQWVKDKKKISLDKIIELSNNLLCRGVFSLFKKS; from the coding sequence ATGACAGAAAATGCTGAAAAAAAAGATTTAAGAGTTATTAAAACTATAAGAATTATAAAAGAAACTTTTAAAAATCTTATCTTAGAAAAAAATTATGAAAAAATCACAATTAAAGAATTAACAGATAGAGCTGAGATTAATAAAAAAACTTTTTACAGATACTATAATTCCCTAGATGATTTACTTTTAGAAACACAAAATGAATTTTCAAAAGAATACATTGAAAGTGTAAAAATGTATGAACTTCCTAATGATTTAGAAAAGATAAACAGAGAATTTTATTTATTTTCAAAGAAACATGGAGAATTTTTTGAAAAAATTACCTGTGATATAAATTATAATTATATAAGACAAAAAATGATAAATAATGTTATGAATTCGACTTGGGAATATTCAGAAAAATTAAAAAACTTGTCCGAATATGAAAAAAATATTTTATTCTCTTATATACAAGCAGCCTCAATTAGTATTTATAAACAATGGGTAAAAGATAAGAAAAAAATTTCTCTTGATAAAATCATAGAATTATCAAATAATTTACTTTGTAGAGGTGTTTTTAGTTTATTTAAAAAGTCATAA
- a CDS encoding alpha/beta hydrolase, whose product MKKFLLGLFLLGSISMMGATSESKSLEVKVTRPQVSYTQNITYSQPLGMMNESINLQMDIIKPVTDKKLPAVVFVTGGGFIMGPKANYLQQRLQIAEAGYVVASIEYRVVPTGVFPQPLEDVKSAIRFLRANADKYGIDKNKIAIMGESAGGYLSAITGTTNGYRQFDKGDNLNQSSNVQAAIDIYGLSDLTTVGEDFSKEIQEVHKSPAAPEALWVNGVALFGVGGSINSNPEKAKAANPMTYISKNTPPFLLLHGDKDQLVSPSQTEKLHKALVAKGIDSTRYVVKGAAHGGDYWLQPEVMKVIIDFLDKNLK is encoded by the coding sequence ATGAAAAAATTTTTATTAGGGTTATTTTTGTTAGGAAGTATATCAATGATGGGGGCTACATCTGAAAGTAAAAGTTTAGAAGTAAAAGTTACTAGACCACAAGTGAGCTACACACAAAATATTACTTATTCACAACCGTTAGGAATGATGAATGAAAGTATTAATTTACAGATGGATATTATAAAGCCAGTAACTGATAAAAAATTACCAGCAGTTGTGTTTGTGACAGGTGGAGGTTTCATAATGGGACCTAAGGCAAATTATCTTCAACAAAGATTACAAATAGCAGAAGCAGGTTATGTGGTTGCAAGTATAGAATATAGAGTAGTTCCAACAGGAGTATTCCCTCAACCTCTTGAAGATGTAAAATCTGCAATTAGATTTTTAAGAGCCAATGCAGATAAGTATGGAATAGATAAAAATAAAATAGCTATTATGGGAGAATCAGCAGGAGGATATTTATCAGCTATAACAGGAACAACTAATGGATATAGACAATTTGACAAAGGAGACAATCTTAATCAAAGTAGCAATGTTCAAGCTGCAATAGATATTTATGGATTATCAGATTTAACAACAGTAGGAGAAGATTTTTCAAAGGAAATTCAAGAAGTTCATAAATCACCAGCAGCACCAGAAGCATTATGGGTAAATGGAGTAGCTTTATTTGGTGTAGGTGGTTCAATAAATAGTAACCCTGAAAAAGCAAAGGCAGCTAATCCTATGACTTATATTTCTAAAAATACCCCTCCATTCTTATTGTTACATGGAGATAAAGACCAATTAGTTTCACCTAGTCAAACAGAAAAATTACATAAGGCATTGGTTGCAAAAGGTATAGATTCAACAAGGTATGTTGTAAAAGGTGCAGCTCATGGTGGAGATTATTGGTTACAACCAGAAGTTATGAAAGTTATTATAGATTTTTTAGATAAAAACTTGAAATAA
- a CDS encoding TetR/AcrR family transcriptional regulator, whose product MRRRNITTYMMKEYITEALLQLMKKKNFETLTIEEITDKAGVNRSTYYRNFKSKEMIIQFYFDNILFKFFEKIKDRKIKDFSSYLKNLLEYYYLEKEKLLLIYEQGLSYIFLNELNDNFFKSQKENLISDKEKISLYYHIGGIFNIFLYWFSTNMEMLPEKLANISVSFLPDNFKPFLFKMNN is encoded by the coding sequence ATGAGAAGAAGAAATATCACAACTTATATGATGAAAGAATATATTACTGAAGCTTTGCTTCAATTAATGAAAAAGAAGAATTTTGAAACATTGACAATAGAAGAAATAACAGATAAAGCAGGAGTAAATCGTTCTACTTACTATCGTAATTTTAAATCTAAAGAAATGATAATACAATTTTATTTTGATAATATCTTATTTAAATTTTTTGAAAAAATAAAAGACAGGAAAATTAAAGATTTTAGTTCTTATTTAAAAAATCTACTTGAATATTATTATTTAGAAAAGGAAAAGCTATTATTGATATATGAGCAAGGACTTTCATATATTTTTTTAAATGAACTGAATGACAATTTTTTTAAATCTCAAAAAGAAAATTTAATATCAGATAAGGAAAAAATTTCTCTATATTATCATATTGGAGGAATATTTAATATATTTTTATATTGGTTTTCAACAAATATGGAGATGTTACCAGAAAAATTAGCTAACATATCAGTTTCCTTTTTACCTGATAATTTTAAACCTTTTCTATTTAAGATGAATAATTAA
- a CDS encoding pyridoxamine 5'-phosphate oxidase family protein, giving the protein MNETKKIFLKIMNESSDIAIATSVDNIPNIRYVSFYYSEKENKVYFMTFKNSPKTIDFAKNNNVTFSTVPKTDYNYVKATGKLKKSEKTPDDLKEEFCSKLPDAKMMIEQGKGFIEVYEITFSTAVISINRMKTEIINL; this is encoded by the coding sequence ATGAATGAAACTAAAAAAATATTTCTAAAAATTATGAATGAAAGTTCTGATATTGCTATTGCAACAAGTGTAGATAATATACCTAATATTAGATATGTAAGTTTTTACTACTCTGAAAAAGAAAATAAAGTTTATTTTATGACTTTTAAAAATAGCCCTAAAACAATAGATTTTGCTAAAAATAACAATGTAACTTTTAGTACAGTTCCTAAAACTGATTATAACTATGTTAAAGCAACTGGTAAATTAAAGAAAAGTGAAAAAACTCCTGATGATTTAAAAGAAGAATTTTGCTCTAAATTACCTGATGCTAAAATGATGATAGAACAAGGAAAAGGCTTTATTGAAGTTTATGAAATAACATTTTCAACAGCTGTAATTTCTATAAATAGAATGAAAACAGAAATAATTAATTTATAA
- a CDS encoding SDR family oxidoreductase, with amino-acid sequence MKKKEVVVLIGAGLIGLAIARRISVGKHLVIADYSQKNIDNVRELLENSGYETSGMVTDISSKESIKNLVKFAQEKGEVKNLIQAAGVSPSQASIQRILEVDLYGTAVILEEFGNIIKEGGSGVVISSQSGHRLPALTEKEDRELATASVDELLNLDVVKNIKDTLHAYQISKRGNSLRVKAEANHWTERGARINTISPGIIMTPLAKDELTGERAEFYQNMLANIPAGRVGIADEIAELADLLMSDRGSFITGSDFLIDGGATASYFYGKLQPKK; translated from the coding sequence ATGAAAAAGAAAGAAGTAGTTGTTTTAATTGGAGCAGGCTTAATAGGACTTGCAATAGCTCGTCGTATATCAGTAGGAAAACATTTGGTTATAGCCGATTATAGTCAAAAAAATATTGATAATGTTAGAGAACTTTTAGAAAATTCAGGTTATGAAACAAGTGGAATGGTTACTGATATAAGTTCAAAAGAATCTATTAAGAATTTAGTTAAATTTGCACAAGAAAAAGGAGAAGTAAAAAATTTAATACAGGCAGCAGGTGTTTCTCCATCACAAGCAAGCATCCAAAGAATATTGGAAGTAGATTTATATGGAACAGCAGTTATTTTAGAAGAATTTGGAAATATAATAAAAGAAGGTGGAAGTGGGGTGGTTATTTCCTCACAATCAGGGCATCGTTTACCAGCATTGACTGAAAAAGAAGATAGAGAACTTGCAACAGCTTCTGTTGATGAACTTTTAAATTTAGATGTAGTTAAAAATATAAAAGATACTTTACATGCTTATCAAATTTCAAAGAGAGGTAATAGTCTAAGAGTGAAAGCAGAAGCTAACCATTGGACAGAAAGAGGAGCAAGAATAAATACTATAAGTCCTGGAATTATTATGACACCACTTGCAAAAGATGAGCTTACAGGTGAAAGAGCTGAATTTTATCAAAATATGCTAGCCAATATTCCAGCAGGACGTGTAGGGATTGCAGATGAAATAGCAGAACTTGCAGATTTATTAATGAGTGACAGAGGTTCTTTTATAACAGGAAGTGATTTCTTAATAGATGGTGGAGCAACAGCTTCATACTTTTATGGAAAGTTACAACCTAAAAAATAG
- a CDS encoding flavodoxin yields MKKIYILLTVFLLSIIASVTAFGADKKILIAYFSKAGENYGVGTVEKGNTQILAEMIAKETGGDLFKIEPVKTYPTAYDDVVKEAKQEKDSNARPKIKNKVNNLKDYDIVFLGYPIWYGDMPMPVYTFLDENNLSGKTIIPFSTNEGSGISGTVDSIEKYTKGNVVKNAFSTRGRDTQNSQNKVAADVKKWIETLKVNKNI; encoded by the coding sequence ATGAAAAAGATATATATTTTGTTAACAGTATTTCTATTAAGTATAATTGCATCAGTAACGGCTTTTGGAGCTGATAAAAAAATACTGATAGCATATTTTTCAAAAGCAGGAGAAAATTATGGTGTAGGAACAGTTGAAAAAGGGAATACACAAATATTAGCAGAAATGATAGCTAAAGAAACAGGAGGAGATTTATTTAAAATTGAACCTGTAAAAACTTATCCAACAGCCTATGATGATGTTGTTAAAGAAGCAAAACAAGAAAAAGATAGCAATGCTCGTCCTAAGATAAAAAATAAAGTAAACAATTTGAAAGATTATGATATAGTATTTTTAGGCTATCCAATTTGGTATGGTGATATGCCTATGCCAGTTTATACATTTTTAGATGAAAATAATCTTTCTGGAAAAACTATAATACCTTTTTCAACAAATGAAGGAAGTGGAATTTCTGGAACTGTTGACTCTATTGAAAAATATACAAAGGGAAATGTTGTAAAAAACGCATTTTCAACTAGAGGAAGAGATACACAAAATTCTCAAAATAAAGTTGCTGCAGATGTAAAAAAATGGATAGAAACTTTAAAAGTTAATAAAAATATTTAA
- a CDS encoding flavodoxin, which yields MSKILVAYFSASGVTKKVAEKLTEAVGADIFEIKPEVPYTDEDLNWQNNKSRSSVEMNDRSSRPKIASKVNNINQYDVVFVGFPIWWYREPSIIDTFMESYDFNGKTIVPFATSGMSSIGESGKIMQALVPNAKVVAGKRFPDSVKIDELKKWASEWA from the coding sequence ATGAGTAAAATATTAGTAGCATATTTTAGTGCTAGTGGAGTAACTAAAAAAGTAGCAGAAAAACTTACAGAAGCAGTAGGAGCAGATATTTTTGAAATTAAACCAGAAGTTCCTTACACAGATGAGGATTTAAATTGGCAAAATAATAAAAGTAGAAGTTCTGTTGAAATGAATGATCGTTCTTCAAGACCAAAAATTGCTTCAAAGGTTAATAATATAAATCAATATGATGTTGTGTTTGTAGGTTTTCCTATATGGTGGTATAGAGAACCTTCTATCATAGATACATTTATGGAAAGTTATGATTTTAATGGTAAGACAATAGTTCCTTTTGCTACTTCTGGAATGAGTTCAATAGGAGAATCTGGAAAGATTATGCAAGCTCTTGTGCCAAATGCAAAGGTAGTTGCAGGAAAGAGATTTCCAGATAGTGTAAAAATAGATGAATTGAAAAAATGGGCAAGTGAATGGGCTTAA
- a CDS encoding TMEM175 family protein, translating into MSKERLTAFFDAVLAIIMTILVLELEKPNEISLRGFLSIKEGFFAYALSFFWLGSMWVNHHNEWIEVDKINKKTVWCTILILFFSSFFPYSTSIVAKNFYNTTAQLFYGIVIIAVTTANMINRSTLYKSNRRNREFVKKIRKRNLLLAYDLILKIIAFLISAFFYPPAMMIGLFITMIFITYHYNKK; encoded by the coding sequence ATGTCAAAAGAAAGATTAACAGCATTTTTCGATGCAGTCTTAGCAATTATTATGACAATACTTGTGTTAGAATTGGAAAAACCAAATGAAATTTCATTAAGAGGATTTTTAAGTATAAAAGAAGGATTTTTTGCTTATGCTCTATCATTTTTTTGGTTAGGATCTATGTGGGTAAATCATCACAATGAATGGATAGAAGTAGACAAAATAAATAAAAAAACAGTATGGTGCACAATACTTATACTATTTTTTTCTTCATTTTTTCCATATTCAACTTCTATTGTTGCTAAAAACTTCTATAATACAACTGCACAATTATTTTATGGTATAGTTATAATAGCTGTAACTACTGCTAATATGATTAACAGAAGTACATTATATAAATCTAATAGAAGGAATAGAGAATTTGTGAAAAAGATAAGAAAAAGAAATCTTTTATTAGCCTATGATTTAATATTAAAAATTATAGCTTTTTTGATTTCAGCTTTCTTTTATCCACCAGCTATGATGATAGGTTTATTTATAACTATGATTTTTATAACATACCATTATAATAAAAAATAA
- a CDS encoding cupin domain-containing protein, with the protein MEIEELKNSIFGIGEKNEAYAQYFIGQSYLKPLSTTQIHISNVTFEPGCRNNWHIHNAEKGGGQILICVAGKGWYQEWGKEARLLQPGDVVNIPAGVKHWHGATKDSWFSHLAIDVPGENKSTEWCEPVVEDYEKLK; encoded by the coding sequence ATGGAAATAGAAGAATTAAAAAATTCAATATTTGGTATAGGAGAAAAAAATGAAGCTTATGCACAATATTTTATAGGACAAAGTTACTTAAAACCATTGTCAACAACTCAAATACATATTTCTAATGTAACATTTGAACCAGGTTGTCGTAATAATTGGCATATTCACAATGCAGAAAAAGGTGGAGGACAAATATTAATCTGTGTTGCTGGTAAAGGTTGGTATCAAGAATGGGGAAAAGAAGCAAGACTTTTGCAACCAGGAGATGTGGTAAATATCCCTGCTGGTGTAAAACATTGGCATGGAGCTACAAAAGATAGTTGGTTTTCACATTTAGCTATTGATGTACCAGGAGAAAATAAATCTACTGAATGGTGTGAACCTGTGGTAGAAGACTATGAAAAACTTAAATAA
- a CDS encoding aldo/keto reductase has product MKNVKLSNGVEMPILGFGVYQVDDLKECERVVSEAIEVGYRSIDTAQAYGNEEAVGNAIKKSGIDRKEFFITTKVWISNAGYEKAKASIDESLRKLQTDYIDLLLIHQPFGDYYGTYRAMEEYYKAGKLRAIGVSNFYPDRFVDIVNFVEIKPMVNQVETHVFNQQIIPQEIMKEYGTQIESWGPFAEGKNNLFTNETLVEIGKKYNKTAAQVALKYLIQRDVVVIPKTVKKERMIQNFSVFDFKLSEDDMKEILKLDKKESLFLSHFDPETVKFLVNYKI; this is encoded by the coding sequence ATGAAAAATGTAAAATTATCAAATGGGGTTGAAATGCCTATCTTAGGTTTTGGAGTATATCAAGTAGATGATTTGAAAGAATGTGAAAGAGTTGTTTCAGAAGCAATAGAAGTTGGATACCGTTCAATAGATACAGCACAAGCCTATGGAAATGAAGAAGCAGTAGGAAATGCTATTAAAAAAAGTGGCATAGATAGAAAAGAATTTTTTATAACAACTAAAGTTTGGATTTCAAATGCAGGTTATGAAAAGGCAAAAGCCTCTATTGATGAATCTCTTAGAAAATTACAAACAGATTATATAGATTTGTTATTGATACACCAACCATTTGGGGATTATTATGGAACATACAGAGCTATGGAAGAATACTATAAGGCAGGAAAATTAAGAGCAATAGGAGTAAGTAATTTCTATCCTGATAGGTTTGTAGATATAGTTAATTTTGTTGAAATTAAACCTATGGTAAATCAAGTTGAAACTCATGTATTTAACCAACAAATAATTCCACAAGAAATAATGAAAGAATATGGAACTCAAATTGAATCTTGGGGACCTTTTGCAGAAGGGAAAAATAATCTTTTTACTAATGAAACATTAGTTGAAATTGGAAAGAAATATAATAAAACTGCTGCACAAGTGGCACTTAAATATTTAATTCAAAGAGATGTAGTAGTTATTCCTAAAACTGTAAAAAAAGAAAGAATGATACAAAATTTTTCTGTATTTGATTTTAAGTTAAGTGAAGATGATATGAAGGAAATTTTAAAATTGGATAAAAAAGAAAGTCTTTTCTTATCACATTTTGACCCTGAAACAGTAAAATTTTTAGTTAATTACAAAATATAA
- a CDS encoding carboxymuconolactone decarboxylase family protein, translated as MKKVTAGRDILGEFAPKFAEVNDDVLFGEVWSREDKLSAKLRSIVTISALISGGNIEQLSYHIEKGKENGITKEEIAEIITHIAFYVGWPKAWSAFNIAKEIYKD; from the coding sequence ATGAAAAAAGTTACAGCAGGTAGAGATATCTTAGGTGAGTTTGCACCTAAGTTTGCTGAAGTAAATGATGATGTGTTATTTGGAGAAGTTTGGAGTAGAGAAGATAAATTATCAGCAAAGCTAAGATCAATAGTAACTATTTCAGCTCTTATTTCAGGTGGAAATATAGAACAACTTTCTTATCATATTGAAAAAGGTAAAGAAAATGGAATAACAAAAGAAGAAATTGCAGAAATAATTACACATATTGCTTTTTATGTAGGTTGGCCAAAGGCTTGGTCAGCATTTAATATAGCAAAAGAAATTTACAAAGATTAA
- a CDS encoding 1-deoxy-D-xylulose-5-phosphate synthase → MYLEKINSPKDVKKLSIEEMKVLAKEIREAIITRDAKHGGHFGPNLGIVEATIALHYIFDSPKDKFVFDVSHQSYPHKMLTGRRQAFTDEAHYDDVTGYSNQNESEHDHFILGHTSTSVSLAIGLAKARDVKGESGNVVAIIGDGSLSGGEALEGLDFAGGELKSNLIIVANDNDMSISEVHGGLYKNLKQLRETDGKAENNLFKAMGLDYIFVKDGNNLEELIEAFKKVKDINHPIVVHIHTQKGKGYKLAEIDREPWHYTMPFNIETGKPLYMDDTEDYTEVTKKYLVKKMKEDKTVVTITSATAGVLGFLKEDRDKVGSQFIDVGIAEETAVAIASGMASKGAKPVYGVASTFLQRTYDQLSQDLCINNNPATIVVYYAGAIGMNDVTHLGWFDMAMMGNIPNLVYLAPTTKEEHLAMLEWSVNQQEHPVAIRIPGGQMVSTGKEFKKDFSKLNTYEVNQKGEKVAIIGLGTFYQLGEKVAKLYQEKTGVQATVINPMYITGVDEKLLEELKKDHSLVITLEDGVLNGGFGEKIARFYGNSDMKVLNYGLKKEFLDRCDIGELLTRNRLKADLIVEDLLKY, encoded by the coding sequence ATGTATTTAGAAAAAATTAATTCACCAAAGGATGTAAAAAAATTAAGTATTGAAGAAATGAAAGTCTTAGCAAAAGAAATTAGAGAAGCAATAATAACAAGAGATGCTAAACATGGAGGACATTTTGGTCCAAATTTAGGAATAGTTGAAGCAACAATAGCTTTACATTATATTTTTGATTCACCAAAAGATAAATTTGTATTTGATGTATCTCACCAATCATATCCACATAAAATGTTAACTGGAAGAAGACAAGCATTTACAGATGAAGCTCATTATGATGATGTAACAGGATATAGCAATCAAAATGAAAGTGAACATGACCATTTTATCTTAGGACATACTTCAACATCAGTAAGTTTAGCAATAGGACTTGCAAAAGCTAGAGATGTAAAAGGTGAAAGTGGAAATGTTGTTGCAATAATAGGAGATGGTTCACTAAGTGGAGGAGAAGCTCTTGAAGGTTTAGATTTTGCAGGAGGAGAATTAAAAAGTAATCTAATTATTGTTGCAAATGACAATGATATGTCAATATCTGAAGTACATGGAGGGCTTTATAAAAATTTAAAACAACTAAGAGAAACAGATGGTAAAGCTGAAAACAATTTATTTAAAGCTATGGGCTTAGATTATATTTTTGTAAAAGATGGAAATAATTTAGAAGAGTTGATAGAAGCATTTAAAAAAGTGAAAGATATTAATCACCCAATAGTAGTGCATATTCATACACAAAAAGGTAAAGGATATAAACTTGCTGAAATAGATAGAGAACCTTGGCACTACACTATGCCATTTAATATAGAAACTGGAAAACCATTATATATGGATGATACAGAAGATTATACAGAAGTAACTAAAAAATATCTTGTAAAGAAAATGAAAGAAGATAAAACTGTTGTAACAATTACATCTGCAACAGCGGGTGTATTAGGATTTTTAAAAGAAGATAGAGATAAAGTAGGCTCTCAATTTATAGATGTAGGTATAGCTGAAGAAACTGCTGTGGCAATAGCATCAGGTATGGCATCTAAAGGAGCAAAACCAGTTTATGGTGTTGCAAGTACATTTTTACAAAGGACTTATGACCAATTATCACAAGATTTATGTATAAATAATAATCCAGCAACAATAGTTGTATATTATGCAGGAGCAATAGGAATGAATGATGTTACTCACTTAGGTTGGTTTGATATGGCTATGATGGGAAATATTCCAAATCTAGTTTATCTCGCACCTACAACAAAAGAAGAACATCTTGCTATGCTTGAATGGAGTGTTAATCAACAAGAACATCCAGTTGCAATTCGTATTCCTGGTGGACAAATGGTATCAACTGGAAAAGAATTTAAAAAAGATTTTTCTAAATTAAATACTTATGAAGTAAATCAAAAAGGAGAAAAAGTTGCAATTATAGGTTTAGGGACTTTTTATCAATTAGGAGAAAAGGTTGCAAAATTATATCAAGAAAAAACTGGTGTACAAGCAACAGTTATAAACCCTATGTACATAACAGGTGTTGATGAAAAATTATTAGAAGAATTGAAAAAGGATCATAGCTTAGTTATAACTCTTGAAGATGGAGTTTTAAATGGAGGTTTTGGAGAAAAAATTGCTAGATTCTATGGAAATTCAGATATGAAGGTTTTAAATTATGGATTGAAAAAAGAATTTTTAGATAGATGTGATATAGGAGAATTATTAACTAGAAATAGATTAAAAGCAGATTTGATTGTTGAAGATTTATTAAAATATTAA
- a CDS encoding MerR family transcriptional regulator, with the protein MTIKEVSEQLGITQDTLRYYEKVGMIPPVTRTEGGIRDYQEEDIGWVKLATCMRSAGLPVKVMIDYLNLYQQGDSTIEARCELLKEQREKLLEQRRQIEKTLEKLNYKIAKYEIAVETGKLTWDKN; encoded by the coding sequence ATGACAATAAAAGAAGTAAGTGAACAATTAGGAATTACACAAGATACACTTAGATATTATGAAAAAGTTGGTATGATTCCACCAGTTACAAGAACAGAAGGAGGAATTAGAGATTATCAAGAAGAGGATATAGGTTGGGTAAAACTTGCAACTTGCATGAGAAGTGCAGGTTTGCCAGTAAAAGTGATGATAGATTATTTAAATCTATATCAACAAGGAGATTCAACAATTGAAGCAAGATGTGAACTTTTAAAAGAGCAGAGAGAAAAATTGTTAGAACAAAGAAGACAAATAGAAAAGACATTAGAAAAATTAAATTATAAAATTGCAAAATATGAAATTGCAGTTGAAACAGGAAAATTAACTTGGGATAAAAATTAG
- a CDS encoding flavodoxin, which produces MSKKLVVYFSHKGENYSKGRIVNLEKGNTEVVAETISNIVDADIFEIVADKKYPIKYDDCIEIAKKELRENSRPKLKQDIDIKEYDIIFIGYPNWWGTMPMPVWTFLEGKDFNNKKILSFCTHEGSGLGKSESDIKKIVGDAEVLKGLAINGSEVNKSEKQIKKWLEERLE; this is translated from the coding sequence ATGAGTAAAAAATTAGTTGTATATTTCTCTCATAAAGGAGAAAATTATTCAAAAGGAAGAATTGTAAATTTAGAAAAAGGTAATACAGAGGTTGTAGCTGAAACAATTTCTAATATAGTAGATGCAGATATATTTGAAATAGTAGCTGATAAAAAATATCCTATCAAATATGATGACTGTATTGAAATCGCAAAGAAAGAACTTAGAGAGAACTCAAGACCTAAATTAAAACAAGATATAGATATTAAAGAATATGACATAATATTTATAGGTTATCCAAATTGGTGGGGAACAATGCCTATGCCAGTGTGGACTTTCCTTGAAGGAAAAGATTTTAACAATAAAAAAATTTTATCATTTTGTACACATGAAGGAAGTGGGTTAGGAAAAAGTGAAAGTGATATAAAAAAAATAGTAGGTGATGCAGAAGTGTTAAAGGGTTTGGCAATAAATGGTTCAGAGGTAAATAAATCAGAAAAACAAATTAAGAAGTGGTTGGAGGAAAGACTAGAATGA
- a CDS encoding DMT family transporter: MLRKEKIFLFLVLLLAIIRGSSYIFIKNIIAIQSPFEIIFFRFFLTGIILLIFYIKDFKKLNSYDFIFGLLAGIFLFSAFAFQTYGLKYTTVSKQSFLTSLYIIIIPLLDFIFFKNKIKKNVIALFFLILIGLFFISFKDFKNFEISLNFGDILTLLCALGFALNILLFSKIKKFDINVINITVVQMLTIGILAFIFQIIFERKVINFSMNFSLLYLILICTMLNFTVQNISQKYVPAHIMGLILSLEAIFGTVFALIFLNETINQNFIIGTILIAVAVILIQYFENKRGD; the protein is encoded by the coding sequence ATGTTGAGAAAAGAAAAAATATTTTTATTTTTAGTTTTATTACTAGCTATTATTAGAGGGAGTTCATATATTTTTATTAAAAATATCATAGCTATTCAATCTCCTTTTGAAATTATATTTTTTAGATTTTTTTTAACTGGAATTATTTTGTTAATCTTTTATATCAAGGATTTCAAAAAATTAAATTCTTATGATTTTATTTTTGGTTTACTAGCTGGAATATTTTTATTTTCTGCTTTTGCTTTTCAAACCTATGGTTTAAAATATACCACTGTTTCTAAACAATCTTTTTTAACTTCTCTTTACATAATTATTATTCCTTTACTTGATTTTATTTTTTTCAAAAACAAAATTAAAAAAAATGTTATTGCCTTATTTTTTCTTATATTGATTGGATTGTTTTTTATTTCTTTTAAAGACTTCAAAAACTTTGAAATTTCTCTAAATTTTGGAGATATCTTAACTCTATTGTGTGCTTTGGGCTTTGCTTTAAATATACTATTATTTTCTAAAATAAAAAAATTTGATATAAATGTTATAAATATAACAGTAGTACAAATGTTGACAATAGGTATTTTAGCATTTATTTTTCAAATAATTTTTGAAAGAAAAGTTATTAATTTTTCTATGAATTTTTCGTTGCTTTATTTAATACTAATATGTACTATGTTGAATTTTACAGTTCAAAATATCTCTCAAAAATATGTTCCTGCTCATATTATGGGGTTAATCCTATCACTTGAAGCAATTTTTGGAACAGTCTTTGCTTTAATTTTTTTAAATGAAACTATTAATCAAAATTTTATAATTGGAACTATTTTAATTGCTGTTGCTGTAATTTTGATACAATATTTTGAAAACAAAAGAGGTGATTAA